A genomic stretch from Chloroflexota bacterium includes:
- a CDS encoding diguanylate cyclase: MTELVDRGVAERPVAGVPDARRLTRVRHASTRLASGRRKSVRRMARDAPLWYTALLAPVALAVSSVTHVTEDTVMVLILSPIFLGLQAVAGLVPARHRFLTPHGWSLLRLTIALLFVWALVNTVGGPARPLFPLYLPVVVAAAALGPWQAAVIGFTAAVIYLVPELASLANAANPLALTEVTPRGVALVGVSTVLAIGTRRLVSQLEQINDQFRTTAMSERRRSRQIAGLEQVSRLLVTSGATPELLERVADVMVQRFGYALAVIFIVEDGTLKLGAQRGYDVDMSQFDPQTGVVGRAARSGEVQLVQNVKTDPDYVVGDPRVVSEIAAPMLLDGVLLGVLNIESASPEPLDRIDRDLVTTMAGKIAASLALARDRQALADLSVRDGLTGLHNRRFFDDAVARLLTARDATPESERRPVSAILFDLDHFGTFNKLHGVQVGDQALRVFAHVLRDRLRQTDMVARFGGEEFVVVLDGTDRDHAVAVAEEIRSRLASRTIAAEDGAPLRLSVSAGCAALDDAEPTSEALLRTADVALSMAKRGGRDRVVAA; this comes from the coding sequence ATGACCGAGTTGGTTGACCGGGGGGTCGCCGAACGGCCGGTGGCCGGTGTGCCCGACGCCCGGCGGCTGACCCGTGTCCGGCACGCCAGCACGCGCCTGGCGAGCGGGCGCCGCAAGAGCGTGCGCCGCATGGCTCGCGACGCGCCCCTGTGGTACACCGCCCTCCTGGCGCCGGTCGCGTTGGCCGTGTCGTCGGTGACCCACGTTACCGAGGATACGGTCATGGTCCTGATCCTCAGCCCCATTTTCCTGGGCCTCCAAGCCGTTGCGGGCCTGGTCCCGGCCCGACATCGGTTCCTCACGCCGCATGGGTGGTCGCTCCTGCGGCTGACCATCGCGCTGCTGTTCGTGTGGGCTCTCGTGAACACCGTGGGCGGACCCGCGCGACCCCTGTTCCCGCTGTATCTGCCGGTCGTGGTGGCCGCCGCCGCCCTGGGGCCCTGGCAGGCCGCCGTCATCGGCTTCACGGCCGCCGTCATCTACCTCGTACCCGAGCTGGCCAGCCTGGCCAATGCCGCCAATCCGCTGGCCCTGACCGAAGTGACGCCGCGCGGCGTGGCCCTGGTCGGCGTGTCCACCGTGCTCGCAATAGGCACCCGGCGACTCGTGTCGCAGCTGGAGCAGATCAATGACCAATTCCGGACGACCGCCATGTCCGAGCGGCGTCGGTCGCGGCAGATCGCCGGTCTGGAGCAGGTCAGCCGGCTGCTGGTCACCTCCGGCGCGACCCCCGAGCTGCTGGAGCGCGTGGCCGACGTCATGGTCCAACGCTTCGGGTATGCGCTGGCCGTGATCTTCATCGTCGAGGACGGAACCCTGAAGCTGGGCGCCCAGCGCGGGTATGACGTGGACATGTCGCAGTTCGACCCGCAGACCGGAGTCGTGGGCCGCGCCGCCCGCTCGGGCGAGGTCCAGCTGGTCCAGAACGTCAAGACCGATCCGGATTACGTCGTCGGCGATCCCCGCGTGGTGAGCGAGATCGCGGCACCCATGCTCCTGGACGGGGTCCTGCTGGGCGTGCTGAACATTGAATCCGCCTCTCCCGAGCCACTGGATCGCATCGACCGCGACCTGGTCACGACCATGGCCGGCAAGATCGCGGCTTCCCTGGCCTTGGCCCGCGACCGGCAGGCACTCGCCGACCTGTCGGTGCGCGACGGCCTGACCGGCCTCCACAACCGCCGCTTCTTCGACGACGCGGTTGCCCGGCTCCTCACCGCCCGGGACGCGACGCCCGAGTCGGAGCGGCGCCCGGTGTCCGCCATCCTGTTCGACCTCGACCATTTCGGGACGTTCAACAAGCTCCACGGCGTGCAGGTCGGCGACCAGGCGCTGCGGGTGTTCGCGCACGTCTTGCGCGACCGTCTGCGCCAGACCGACATGGTGGCCCGCTTCGGCGGCGAGGAGTTCGTGGTCGTCCTGGATGGGACGGACCGGGATCATGCGGTGGCGGTGGCCGAGGAGATCCGATCTCGACTGGCGTCGCGGACGATCGCCGCCGAGGACGGCGCGCCGCTGCGGCTCAGCGTGTCCGCCGGCTGTGCCGCGCTCGACGACGCGGAGCCCACCAGCGAGGCCCTGCTCCGCACCGCGGACGTGGCGCTGTCGATGGCCAAGCGGGGCGGCCGAGATCGGGTGGTCGCGGCCTAA